TACTCAAACTTACTCAACCAAACAGTTGTTTAACCTAAAAAGTTTAACGATATCCTGAACATTGGGATGAATCACTGAGAATAAAAGCACTGTTtgtaacacacaaaacacccCTGTGGCAGAAAATATAATCATTTTACAGCCAGTTCCTCTTGATGTGAGGACCAAGGACGTTCTTTCACTTGTGTATAATGCATCAGATGTTGTCCTGCTGTTCATGAAAGTCACACTGACAAGTCCGTCTCTTAGtaatggctgctgctgtcagtaaTCCAGACACTCCCCTGCTGTTGCTCCTGGTGGCACACTAAACAGCATCTGCATGTCACCAGTTAGATGTATGTCACTGTGTTCTTAACCTCACCCTTCATGAAAACAAATCGGCCTCTAGACTCGATGGATCACTAAAATACACAACAGGGGCTAATAATAGAAATCATCCAAAGGGcggtgtgtgtctatgtgtccGTGCGCTAATGTGTTTTCGCAGACTTTGGGATGTTGGATGTTTTGGCAAGTGAAGCCATCATAAATATGTCAAGCGGCAGCAGAGAAAGCACTTTTAACAATCGATCTCCGTCATGACTGCAGTCTCACTTAAACAAAAGAGGAGGGTGGATTAGAGTAGGGGTGCAGTGAAGGTGCAGTGGATCAAGTGCTTCATGAAAAAATAACAGATAACTGTGCTAAAAGAACGTAAGGGGAGGACACTGACGACTCGTTAATCCGCATTAATACAGAGAGGTCTTTTTAGTGTGAATCactcattttttattcaataaaaaaatggtAACGTGTAGTTCATTTTTCTTATGCTGACCTCTGATGAAGTCCACGTTTGCTTTCTTTGGCTGGGAATGTTTGAGTAATTGCAGATACTCAGCATTATTTAAACATGTGCTTAACATCGACTTGCCACAGGACATCTcatgtttcattaaaataatatacCTCACATTGAAATGAAGCAATGGAGGATTCCCCAGGTTGCAGTTTTACCTGGGGTTTGCTGAGAAGTCCGATCAATGCTGCAGGTGGAGGGGAGGCAGAACTGGATCCCTGAAAACAAGGGAGTGGGGTGGATATTCAGAAAAGTGGGCATATCTGCCCAAACATAAAGTACAGACTATTTACAATACACAAGGCATATGCAGAGTTGATCCAGGGAGTAACTACAGTCTATGAGGACAATTTTGCACAGTAGGTTTATTTTATGCCATCTTAAGACAGATGCAGTGGCCCATGTTTGAGGTCAACATGCATTATCTGACCTGGCTGCATGACCCTGCTCCCAACATGGTTCCACTGACCTGAAACTGCTGCACTCTCGCAAGAGATTACAATGACCAATTTTGATTAAATGAAAGCTGAGTCCTGTCAAAATCGAATTCAATTCCTACAGTATGGTTACAAATGTCCAATGGACACTGAAATTAGAGAAATTGTTTaagttaaatatgttggacaatgTCTCTGTGCCTtaaatcaagaagaaaaaagaaatgctctGTTAACATTGTGACACAAGTGACATAATTTTTCCCCGTATACAGTAATGTATTTGACAAGTACTTGGTCATGTGAAAGATTATGATCCTGAATGTGATATTTGGAGGTAATGGCACTCCCCATAAACTCTAAGACTTTtaacaataaatgaaaatagACATATACATTAAGCAATGAAACACTTATGTAAACTGCAGTAGGACAGTTCACTCCTCTTGCATATAATGTAATAGCAAATCCAATGCTTTAATAAACACAAGGTATAGCACTAGCATGTCTAGTTTTTTCTACAAATTCTACCTTTAATTTAGCAGAAATTTCACAACTCCCCGTCAGCATCATTTACACTATTTCAAAGTTCACAGTAGAAAAAGGGCCGGTTGTTATATGGCAATATCTTTCATTGCAATGACTGAATCCTGAAGCAGTTTATATGCTGATTATATCGTATGAATAAACATAATGTCACCGCAGACTAGGTTAAATTATGTGCTACTACagttttcttaattaaaagtTTAACATGGATGAGTCCAGGGAGGAAAAGGATGGTGTGTTTTTTGGCATTGAAATGAACAAAACGAATACAACAATACACCCTAATTAACTTCtcaagcctttaaaaaaaacctctcagATCCAGTCAATTTAGCAAACTTTCATGAAGTGTTCTGCACATATTCAATTCATTTCTGGCAGCTCACTGATGTTCAGCTCAGAGATTCTTTTTGTTCCAGCGCACTTTATTAGAGCACAGACTTCAGTGGGCGATTCCATATAGAGCCCATTAATTGGACAGATAGCACAGATATATCTATTTGCCTGGCTTTTTAGCTGTTCATTGCTGGTAAAAGAATTCTGTGGCATGTAGGCTCCACTCATTGCACTGAATATCAAAATGAAACTATGAATAGAACCGAATACTTTATAATGAGGCACTGGATATGAAATGCACAAAATATTGAGGCCATCTGTCATGCACCATTACAACATAATTTTCATCCTTCAgtgtcacacatttaaaaaaaaatagccacACGATGTACACCTCTTTTCAGGAAAGAACGTAATTCAGCATCATTATACTCCCAGTTGTTGTATTACATTCTCAGTATTTGATTCCTGAgcattacagtaaaaaatacaaGATCATCTCTCAACAAGGCCTGCTATTACTACAGTGAGATTTTCAAATTTAATCAtaatttattgtgtgtttttttttaaatatgaatgataaataaataaataaatatctttttttttatctttatacctaagatatgtgtatatgtttgatagcaaagtgtgtgtgcatgtggggaACATGAGATTGTGTGTACATAGGGGCTACATACCATAACTGTACTGGTTTGTGATTATATTTGAGCGTGAGTGtgaattatgttatttttttttcagcaaattAACAGTATAGTGTTCCAGCTCCATCTACGATTGTGCAAACACCATTTCACAGCATCATTTCCGTTTGCTTTATAACTGCAGAGTCCATCCAACAGCTCACATAGTAAACAgttataaatatagatatagttATATGATAACTAGCGAAATTTACATCACTCTGCTCTAGAGTGACAATAAACAGCTCAAAATGGGTCAAGGGAAGGAAAGTTTCCATCAAGGATTGTCGGGGCCTTATATACATTAGGCCATCTTGTCCAAAAGTCTATAACAGAGCTCCAAGAGAGTCTCTTAAAATAGATGTATCATCATGTCTTTGATGTAATCCACTGACTGAACAAGAACATTCATTACTGGTGTATCCATTGATTAAATAAAGTACATTGAATTAAGCAGCATTGTCCTGGAAGATATTTCACATACGTGGTGACACCAGCTTCAGAGAAGTTCATACTGTAAATTAGTCATTTTGAAGCGTGATTGTACAGTAAATTTGTCACCATTGTGGGTTCATCACACTCTTGCAGTATGGTGCAATCcttaaagttttttctttttttgctgctaCTAATGCAGTCTTTTTTTCACCTGCAGGTACTGCAGGTTTGTGTATGAGGAAGTCATTGCTTTGAATGCCAATGATCACATGACATTTAGGTCTGCACGTTGCTCTAAAGTGCACTGGCAGCTACCATGAACTATAAATATACTTTGAGCTACATTTTGTCTGCTGAGAATGAGGTATGAGCTCACAGGGTGAGAGACACATATGTGATTTCTGCACTGTTGTAGTCGTATCTCCCGCTCCAGAGTTCCACGCTTGCACTCCTGTGCATTGAGTCTCGTCTCTGGCCCCTCTTCTGCCACCTGCACCACAGAAAGGCCTGCTCGCTTGAGGGCCTCTCAGGACTACCTCGGGGAACTCCTTCCACAAGATCCAAATACTCCTGGGATACAGCCATACACTCTACTGTTTCAACAATCATATCATCTGGTTCCACGTGTGGCAGGTCCACATCCTCCATGGGAAAGTCTGCAAGAtctgatggtgatggtggtggtgatggtgatggagctGTATCGGGTGGAAGAGGATCTGGGGCTGGACTTGTAGGTCCAAAGTCCATTTCCAGAGACGTATCAGGAGATACTGAACTAGGTGGGGATATTGTGACAGTGACCTGTGGAAATGTGACCTCGTGTAATTCTGAGGATACATCCTGAGGTATGGGAGATAAGTGATAATCCAAAGCTGGATCTGAACAGATAGATTCTGTTGACTGTGAAGGATCCAAGGGGCACAGTGTGGCAGGGTCAATAGCAGGTAACGGTGAACTTGGGCAATCTGATTGGTAGATGGGTGGATCTAAATCCTCTGTATTCGATGGAGAGTCAACACTCAGGTCAAATGGATCTGGTTCAGGGTCCATGAACACTGAGTCAAGATCATCTTGATCTAGAGAAGTCAGCATGACTAAGTCAAAGTGGACCAGATCAGCATGATATATAGGAGTGGTATCTAGTGGTTCAGGAAGCGGTGGCCACTCTGAGTCTTGGGACTCTGCTTCAGGACTGAATTGAGTTTCTGCTGAACAGGAAGCAAAGGTTGAGACTGATGTCATTTGCTCTGGGGGAAGGTCAGAAGGATAATCGGGTAGAGTGATCAGGGGATCTGGATTTGTGTCACTGTCAGTTGGACTTGCAGGAGAGCCTGTGTCAGGGTACTCTGACACCACAATAGATGGACAAATGAGATCAGTCTCTAGATTACATGGTGTAACATCAGGTGTGGGTGCATCACAGACTGGGAATGAGTCTTGGCTAATGGGGTCAGATGAAACCAATGGTAAGTCTGATGGTTTTGGCTCTAATTCTGTTGGATCTGCAGGATCTAGGTCTTCTAGCCCTGAATATGGTAAAGACACAGTAGTAGGGTCTTGGGACACTGGATCTGGCTCATCCACAGTAACAGGATCCAGACATTCTGAGTCAGACATGATCTCATAATCATGTTCCTCTGGTGGAGACACAGTAACTACAGGAACTGGATATGGTAGCTGTTTCTTATCTCTTTCAATTAGTTCTGAATTTGGGGATTTCACATCATCAGGGTGAGGTTGTTCAGTTTGTGAATGTGACCCGGTTGATGGGTCTATATTTATTAGTTGTGGAGTGATTAGGATTTCTTGTTCCACTGTCACTGGATCCTGAGGGCTTTCAATGGCTGCATCTGAGGAAACTGGCACCGTATCATTAGTGTTGAGTGGCTCATTGGTGACCAAGTCAGATGAACTCATAATTGCATGGTCTGGTTGCTCCGGTTCTGGTTTAGCTCTAGAAGGAACTGCAGTCAAGTCAAATGGCTCTGGTTCGACTGCTCTAACAGGGCCTGGAAGTATTGGATCCAAGGAAAGTGGTATGGCACTCTCCACATACATTGATTGTGGACAGGCAAGAATGCTTGGGTCCATAGAAAGTTGTTTTGGCAGATTTCGGCGGGCacctttcatttcctccttctcttcagGACAATTAACAGCTGCATCGGCAGTGCTTTGTCGAACCAGGTGTTTGCTTCTGGCTTGGGTCCCCACAGACACTTTTGATACTTGGGGTTTCTTCTCCCTAGCTCCCCCAGTGCCTCTATCAGCCACAGACGTTCCAAGTCCTCCTGCCCCTACCCCTGCTCCTGACCTTGATCCTGTCCCTGTCCCAACTCCTCCGCTTAAGCCTAcatcagctccagcagccaTGTTGGCACCTTGGGGAGACCATGTGTTGTAATGTTGCGTGAAAGTGTTGAAATTACTGTTGAAAGCACGGAGCTCTTTACAGAGGTCTCTCCTTAGATCAGCTAGCTCTCGACGCATGGCTGAGACCTCTTCCTTCCACTGCATGCTGATTGCTGCAGCCAAGGTAGCTGACTCTTTGATACTGGCCTGGATGGCTTTTGGTGATGGCCGTTCTGGGGCACTAGATCTGGGGGATCTGAAGAGGCTTGGAGAAACAGGTGGTCCAGACAGAGGTTTGGCTGTAGCCCCCATGTTATCTTGGTATAGTCTGTCTCTTCTGATGGGGCAGCCTAGATCATCATGAGTCAAAGGGGCCGTGTCTGCCAAATCCTCATGTACACTGGCCTGGTCGGGTAAACAAGAGTCTTCCTGCACATAATTTCTGTCTGGAAgacaaatgtaaatatgtatctGTAATATGGCCACAGGTGTGAGCAGCTGGAGAGAATGTGCTTTTTATTGCCACAAAGCAGTAACATCAAATCATGCACTGAATGCCATGAGTCAAAATAAGATAATAGCAGAAATCTACAAGAACTAAGCGCCATCCTTAGGAGTATTGCCCCAATTCACTCATCTGTATACCGTAGATGGTTACTGAGgagtttttattcatgaattttAATAATCTGTAATATCATTATACATTGCAGTTGAAAACCAGTGTAACACTGGGAAAGTACTCCCATTTTGACTCATTTCCTTTAATGGTTTACACTGCCTTCTCAACCTTAATTTGTAGCATGCATTCTTCACATCTTTTCAATGCACAAAGCCAAACTCCTATCTCCTGGAACACATCACAGAGAATGGACTAATAAAGAGAATTTCTAATAAATGAGGTGTAAGAACAATCCTTGCATGCTCTTCTGCTTTCAGTCGAGATAAAGAAATgtgtactttgtgcaatgaaAAGAGGCAAAGATGAGCAAAGCTTCCAAACCATTTCCCATCAATCAGGAAGTATAGTATGAACCCTATTGAAAATGTGAGGTCCAGTTTGACAGATTGATTCAGAGCACCAGTTATCCCATGTCCAAAATAGTGGCAAAATCCATCACATACCAAACACTGTATCCTATGAATGCAAAGATATTTGAGTTTACTGAGAAAGCAGTGTAAGCAAACATTTATAGGTATGAAGAATTGATCATAAGCACATCTCCAGATGGCCACACCTCTAACCCTCGCTATTATAGTCCGATGTAGTTCAT
This DNA window, taken from Larimichthys crocea isolate SSNF chromosome XXIV, L_crocea_2.0, whole genome shotgun sequence, encodes the following:
- the dlgap2a gene encoding uncharacterized protein dlgap2a isoform X1: MKGLSGSRPAQLQLTSPTTAHTCGLAECDHSLDHHLHHGNSRPPSYLLSPTESCPLDSHHRCSPRSSIHSECMVMPVSMSADHSMSSSTFPRMHYGSASRDSGGNTSGGRESRDDGGSSSHGGSGKMNRIPANLLDQFEKQMPLHRDGFHTLQYQRTSTTTTTTEQRNESPGRIRHLVHSVQKLFTKSHSLEGSSKMNGTKSDSHRESSHHHHHHHQGHHKHSKRSKSKERKSDSSGKQRSGGWWSSDDNLDSDSTYRTPSVMSRHPVDHISHCYPDSMHGHLAGDLSLKTSKSNNDVKCSACESINMAPEGKFMKRSSWSTLTVSQAKEAYRKSSLNLEKPMTPTDLKPNLRPCHYLQVPQDDWGGYPGDGKDDEIPCRRMRSSSYVKAMGDEESGESDSSPKTSPQKLVRPDALVKAIIRPRDLLDSQSSYRLDKINSDMRNYITNFAADLSQSYHLQATRDMHPSIALDPSANYNSPKFRSRNQSYMRAVSTLSQASCVSQVSQVSETEINGQFESVCESVFSEVESQAMEALDLPGCFRTRSHSYLRAIQAGYSQDDDCIPPMTSTVTSTIRSTTDRNYVQEDSCLPDQASVHEDLADTAPLTHDDLGCPIRRDRLYQDNMGATAKPLSGPPVSPSLFRSPRSSAPERPSPKAIQASIKESATLAAAISMQWKEEVSAMRRELADLRRDLCKELRAFNSNFNTFTQHYNTWSPQGANMAAGADVGLSGGVGTGTGSRSGAGVGAGGLGTSVADRGTGGAREKKPQVSKVSVGTQARSKHLVRQSTADAAVNCPEEKEEMKGARRNLPKQLSMDPSILACPQSMYVESAIPLSLDPILPGPVRAVEPEPFDLTAVPSRAKPEPEQPDHAIMSSSDLVTNEPLNTNDTVPVSSDAAIESPQDPVTVEQEILITPQLINIDPSTGSHSQTEQPHPDDVKSPNSELIERDKKQLPYPVPVVTVSPPEEHDYEIMSDSECLDPVTVDEPDPVSQDPTTVSLPYSGLEDLDPADPTELEPKPSDLPLVSSDPISQDSFPVCDAPTPDVTPCNLETDLICPSIVVSEYPDTGSPASPTDSDTNPDPLITLPDYPSDLPPEQMTSVSTFASCSAETQFSPEAESQDSEWPPLPEPLDTTPIYHADLVHFDLVMLTSLDQDDLDSVFMDPEPDPFDLSVDSPSNTEDLDPPIYQSDCPSSPLPAIDPATLCPLDPSQSTESICSDPALDYHLSPIPQDVSSELHEVTFPQVTVTISPPSSVSPDTSLEMDFGPTSPAPDPLPPDTAPSPSPPPSPSDLADFPMEDVDLPHVEPDDMIVETVECMAVSQEYLDLVEGVPRGSPERPSSEQAFLWCRWQKRGQRRDSMHRSASVELWSGRYDYNSAEITYVSLTL